From the Aphis gossypii isolate Hap1 unplaced genomic scaffold, ASM2018417v2 Contig00625, whole genome shotgun sequence genome, one window contains:
- the LOC126554840 gene encoding zinc finger BED domain-containing protein 6-like — protein sequence MASSTNQLYKKRSNVWNHFTLTNGNMAKCNYCNEKKSFSGGSTGNLLRHIKTKHVTVPLQRSTPQVAEESNSEYLDNPQPSTSTSQSTSAIVHSSITSSSSIIQNKNNYQSSIANFINRPLPLCKSVSIDHQLIKMIVKEYHPFSKVKDKEFRKLLNMLSPNYIIPSRKTVSNSLMPQMNNQSFLAVTAHFIDPDNVTELSSVLLACTSFEESHTADNLASFLKNTVDEWGLSQRITVVVSDNAANIKSAIEKCNWRRLSCFAHDINLIVHCGLDKIETVVTKIKDIVSYFKRSSHALAKA from the exons ATGGCTTCATCAACAAATCAATTGTACAAAAAACGTAGCAATGTGTGGAATCATTTCACACTTACAAATGGGAATATGGCAAAATGCAACtattgtaatgaaaaaaaaagtttttctggGGGATCAACAGGCAATCTTTTAAGGCACATTAAAACAAAGCATGTCACAGTTCCACTGCAAAGATCAACACCACag GTAGCAGAGGAATCAAACTCTGAGTACCTTGACAATCCACAACCATCGACATCCACTTCTCAATCTACATCTGCAATAGTTCATTCTTCTATAACATCTTCGTcttcaataattcaaaacaaaaataattatcaatcatCTATAGCAAATTTCATTAATCGCCCTCTGCCATTATGTAAATCTGTATCAATTGAccatcaattaataaaaatgatagtaaAAGAGTATCACCCCTTTAGCAAAGTCAAAGATAAAGAGttcagaaaattattgaatatgctGTCCCCTAATTACATAATTCCTTCCAGAAAAACAGTTTCTAATAGTTTAATGCCCCAAAT GAATAATCAAAGTTTTTTGGCAGTAACTGCTCATTTCATAGATCCAGATAATGTCACTGAATTATCTTCAGTTTTGTTAGCATGTACTAGTTTTGAAGAAAGTCATACAGCTGATAATTTAGCttcgtttttgaaaaataccgTAGATGAGTGGGGATTGAGTCAGCGTATAACTGTTGTAGTATCGGACAATGCTGCAAATATTAAAAGTGCAATTGAAAAATGCAATTGGAGACGGTTGTCATGTTTTGCGCATgatatcaatttaattgtCCATTGTGGATTGGATAAAATTGAGACTGttgtaacaaaaattaaagacaTTGTATCTTACTTTAAAAGAAGTTCTCATGCATTAGCTAAAGCCTAA